In Uranotaenia lowii strain MFRU-FL chromosome 2, ASM2978415v1, whole genome shotgun sequence, one genomic interval encodes:
- the LOC129743062 gene encoding uncharacterized protein LOC129743062, which translates to MYRQVRVHPDDTGYQRIFWRENPKHPLQVLELTTVTYGTASAPFQATRCLIQLADDEGDKFPKAANILRHDCYVDDIMSGSDNIDEVIEIQRQLKAILLKGGFPVHKWCSNSTQLLEHIPVNEQETTKRYDEFDINEAIKVLGVLWVPSTDQLLIARCTPPTVNEKQPTTKRIVCSEIAKLFDPLGLISPTIVIAKLLVQQLWRKKLDWDDHLDNDSLKHWNDLRESLSHLNEISIPRQVTFNDAVAYELHGFADASMVAYGACIYIRSIFPDGSCKVRLLSSKSKVAPLHELSIPRKELCAAVLLGKLVTKIVSFIDINFRKVLLWSDSQIVLAWIKKHPDRLEIFVRNRIAEINLHTQQEQWHYVPSPFNPADIVSRGQLPFPLSQNTTWWEGPQFLTEATFIEERPEDIPDDELPELKVNLVTTLATNQKPLDVFTDVSCFRKLQRIIAWVLRYLNNRRKPKEERVLHPHLTIDELRNSMLVIVRVIQRLEFDDEIKRVQKGVPCKRLAALNPILSDGLLRVGGRLRHSNLPDESKHQLILPNNNPVTKLLVRALHLELLHVDPSGFISALRQRFWLLNARSTVRNVTRQCIKCFRVNPTNVQQLMGELPKQRVVFSSPFNITGVDYAGPIQVKQGKYRPKVVKAYVSVFVCMATKAIHLELVSDLTTDAFIAALERFISRRGMVAELHSDNATNFKGASNELHQLYQQFQEQQQANRIERYCQSKEIAWHFIPPNAPEFGGLWEAAVKSTKYHLKRIIGTTLLSFEEMATLLCKIEAILNSRPVSIPFRRAITKISLLPIEDNKSPLPAGICSVSDNLPARKKST; encoded by the coding sequence ATGTACCGACAAGTACGAGTGCATCCCGACGACACTGGTTATCAACGCATTTTCTGGAGAGAAAACCCGAAACACCCCTTGCAGGTTCTAGAGTTGACAACCGTCACCTATGGGACCGCATCAGCTCCGTTTCAAGCAACCAGGTGCTTGATACAACTCGCCGACGACGAGGGAGACAAGTTTCCCAAAGCTGCTAACATCTTAAGACATGATTGCTATGTTGACGATATCATGTCTGGTTCCGACAACATCGACGAGGTGATTGAAATCCAACGACAACTGAAGGCCATTCTGCTGAAGGGTGGTTTTCCTGTTCACAAATGGTGCTCCAACTCAACCCAATTGCTCGAACACATCCCGGTGAATGAGCAAGAAACCACCAAACGTTACGACGAATTCGACATCAACGAAGCGATTAAGGTCCTAGGCGTACTGTGGGTGCCTAGTACTGATCAACTTTTAATTGCCCGATGCACTCCCCCGACAGTGAACGAAAAGCAGCCCACCACGAAACGAATTGTGTGTTCCGAAATCGCCAAATTGTTCGATCCATTGGGATTGATATCGCCAACCATCGTCATCGCCAAACTCCTGGTTCAACAACTTTGGCGAAAGAAGTTGGATTGGGACGATCATCTCGACAACGACAGCCTCAAGCATTGGAACGACCTCCGAGAGTCACTTTCTCACCTCAACGAAATTTCAATCCCCCGCCAAGTGACATTCAACGACGCTGTGGCTTACGAGCTGCATGGTTTCGCCGACGCTTCTATGGTAGCATATGGTGCATGTATCTACATACGAAGCATTTTCCCCGATGGCTCCTGTAAGGTTCGCTTGCTTAGTAGCAAATCAAAAGTCGCCCCCCTCCACGAATTGTCAATCCCAAGGAAAGAATTGTGTGCTGCAGTACTTCTAGGCAAATTGGTGACAAAAATTGTTTCCTTTATTGACATCAATTTTCGCAAAGTTCTACTTTGGTCCGACAGTCAAATCGTTTTGGCTTGGATCAAAAAACATCCCGACCGACTTGAGATTTTTGTGCGCAATCGAATTGCTGAAATCAATCTCCACACCCAACAAGAACAGTGGCATTACGTTCCATCGCCGTTCAACCCAGCCGATATTGTGTCGAGAGGCCAACTGCCGTTCCCGCTGAGTCAAAATACGACGTGGTGGGAGGGCCCACAATTTCTGACCGAAGCAACTTTCATCGAAGAGCGCCCAGAAGACATCCCCGATGATGAATTGCCGGAGTTAAAAGTCAACTTGGTGACTACTCTGGCAACCAATCAAAAGCCGTTGGACGTTTTCACCGATGTGAGCTGTTTCCGAAAGCTGCAACGAATTATCGCCTGGGTGTTGAGGTATCTTAACAACCGCCGCAAGCCAAAAGAGGAACGTGTGTTGCATCCGCATTTGACTATCGACGAGCTTCGAAATTCCATGTTGGTCATCGTTCGTGTCATTCAACGTTTGGAATTTGACGACGAAATCAAACGAGTCCAAAAAGGTGTCCCATGCAAACGATTAGCAGCTCTCAATCCCATCTTATCCGACGGTCTTCTTCGAGTTGGTGGTCGACTGAGACATTCCAACTTGCCCGACGAATCAAAGCATCAGCTCATCCTACCAAACAACAATCCGGTCACAAAGCTACTGGTCCGAGCTTTGCATCTTGAGCTTCTCCATGTGGATCCGAGTGGGTTCATCTCAGCGCTTCGACAACGATTTTGGTTACTCAACGCCCGTTCCACCGTTCGCAATGTAACACGGCAATGCATCAAGTGTTTCCGTGTGAATCCAACCAACGTCCAGCAACTGATGGGTGAATTGCCAAAGCAGCGTGTGGTGTTTTCCTCGCCATTTAACATCACCGGTGTCGATTATGCTGGTCCAATCCAAGTGAAGCAAGGTAAATATCGTCCGAAGGTGGTCAAGGCTTACGTCTCGGTGTTCGTGTGCATGGCCACAAAAGCAATACATCTGGAATTGGTGTCAGATTTGACGACCGATGCATTCATCGCTGCCCTAGAGAGGTTCATCAGCCGCCGAGGAATGGTTGCCGAATTGCATTCCGATAATGCAACCAACTTCAAAGGTGCCAGCAACGAACTCCATCAATTGTACCAGCAGTTCCAGGAGCAGCAACAAGCCAACAGAATCGAGAGGTATTGCCAGTCGAAAGAAATCGCTTGGCATTTCATCCCGCCAAATGCTCCCGAGTTTGGTGGCCTTTGGGAGGCCGCTGTAAAGAGCACCAAATATCATCTCAAGCGAATCATCGGTACCACTTTGCTGTCCTTCGAAGAAATGGCCACTCTGTTGTGTAAGATCGAAGCCATCCTCAACTCCAGACCCGTTTCCATTCCATTCCGTCGTGCTATCACCAAGATATCGCTCCTACCAATAGAGGACAACAAGTCACCACTCCCGGCCGGAATATGTTCCGTTTCTGACAATCTGCCAGCACGGAAGAAGTCAACATAA